A single genomic interval of Penaeus vannamei isolate JL-2024 chromosome 21, ASM4276789v1, whole genome shotgun sequence harbors:
- the LOC113807368 gene encoding large ribosomal subunit protein mL62: protein MALSALSSARSLSRLLVKNGRYIHTTAPAASFKSSVSLEKIYPESGLDMTRNIQPPKNEGINFSGYIPVEQLQVSYSRSSGPGGQNVNKVNTKVDLRFHVETAEWLTQELKEKIAEKYKSSITSDGCLLIRSDKTRSQQLNLADALDKLRHMIHTAAYVPPLPSSEAVERQRRRHEAAVRERLRKKRDRSLVKQSRRGPESEF from the exons ATGGCCCTCTCTGCACTGTCGTCGGCTCGCTCCCTTTCACGTTTGTTGGTTAAAAATGGCAGGTATATCCATACCACCGCGCCTGCAGCTAGTTTTAAAAGCAGTGTAAGTCTTGAGAAGATATATCCCGAGAGTGGACTCGACATGACGAGGAATATACAG ccTCCAAAGAACGAAGGCATCAATTTCTCAGGCTACATTCCTGTCG AACAGCTTCAAGTGTCATACTCCCGCAGCAGTGGGCCTGGGGGGCAAAATGTCAACAAAGTCAACACCAAAGTTGACCTGCGTTTCCATGTGGAAACCGCAGAATGGCTCAcacaagaattaaaagaaaaaattgcCGAAAAA TACAAGAGCAGCATAACAAGTGATGGTTGCTTATTAATCCGCTCTGACAAAACACGGTCGCAGCAGTTAAACCTCGCCGATGCATTGGACAAGTTGCGGCATATGATCCATACAGCTGCCTATgtacctccacttccctcctcagaGGCTGTGGAACGACAGCGAAGAAG ACATGAAGCTGCAGTACGTGAACgtttgaggaagaagagagaccgaTCACTGGTGAAGCAAAGCAGACGAGGGCCAGAATCTGAATTTTAA